Proteins encoded by one window of Eremothecium cymbalariae DBVPG#7215 chromosome 1, complete sequence:
- a CDS encoding amino acid permease (similar to Ashbya gossypii AFR698C): MSQDYSKAIGTVDRGVLVGNELKDVKSGNVLTGSDTTEFFEKASVQKSDFEYFEGDETKFRRFVNSFKKAPGRENDQESLQDNNKHEKLKQTIRPRHVVMISLGTGIGTGLLVGTGKALYNGGPGGLAVGFFVMGTCVYCVIQAAGEMAVNYPALSGGFNAYPSFLVDPGFGFATAWLYCIQWLCVFPLELVTASITIKYWTTAINPDIFVAVFYLLIIVINFFGARGYAEAEFFFNTCKVLMIIGFFIVGILVNTGAAGNDGYIGAKYWREPGSFGGHTAIDHFKGVVSTLVNAAFSLGCSEFVALTAAEQANPRKSVPSAAKKMLYKVFVVFLGSVTLIGFLVPKNSSELMGSTDSSVHVSPYVIAVASHGVRVVPHFINAVILLSVLSVGNSAFYSSSRLLLSLAEQGYAPPVFKYIDRQGRPLMAMMVSITMGCLCFVAASPKEETVFIWLLAISGLSQLFTWTSICISHIRFRKALLVQGRGWDGLGFKAQTGVWGSYYSAVIMILTFIAQFWTCLIPMGSSKPNAESFFEGYLAFPIFVALYFGYKIYNKNWQLFIPAEKIDLDLHRKIFDADVLKQEDAEYRAKLRDSSMWHRIAALWC, translated from the coding sequence ATGTCTCAAGATTATTCCAAGGCTATTGGTACAGTTGACCGAGGTGTACTAGTCGGAAATGAGTTAAAGGATGTAAAGTCAGGAAATGTGTTGACTGGGAGTGATACGAcagaattttttgaaaaggcGTCAGTGCAGAAAAGTGATTTCgaatattttgaaggagatgaGACGAAGTTTCGAAGGTTTGTTAATTCGTTCAAGAAAGCTCCAGGGAGAGAAAATGACCAAGAGTCGTTACaggataataataaacatgaaaaattaaagcAGACAATCAGACCTCGACATGTGGTTATGATTTCTTTGGGTACCGGAATCGGTACTGGGTTGTTAGTCGGTACTGGTAAGGCTTTATACAACGGTGGACCTGGTGGTTTGGCTGTTGGCTTTTTTGTAATGGGAACATGTGTATACTGTGTTATTCAAGCCGCAGGTGAAATGGCTGTGAACTACCCTGCTTTGTCTGGAGGTTTCAATGCATACCCATCATTTCTGGTTGATCCAGGGTTTGGGTTCGCAACGGCATGGTTGTATTgtatacaatggttatgTGTGTTCCCATTGGAGTTAGTTACCGCCTCCATCACAATAAAATATTGGACTACTGCTATAAACCCTGATATTTTTGTGGCTGTATTTTACCTGCTTATTATCgtcatcaatttttttgGTGCCAGAGGCTATGCAGAAGCGgaatttttcttcaacacTTGCAAGGTGCTGATGATAATAGGGTTTTTCATCGTCGGCATTTTGGTCAACACCGGTGCTGCTGGTAATGATGGGTATATCGGTGCAAAGTACTGGAGGGAGCCTGGGTCTTTCGGAGGCCATACAGCGATAGATCATTTCAAGGGTGTCGTCTCTACTTTGGTCAACGCCGCGTTTAGTTTGGGATGCTCCGAGTTCGTTGCATTGACAGCCGCAGAACAAGCGAACCCCCGTAAGTCTGTTCCGTCTGCTGCCAAGAAAATGCTTTACAAAGTTTTTGTCGTATTTTTGGGTTCGGTCACCCTAATTGGCTTTTTGGTTCCCAAGAACTCCTCTGAGTTAATGGGTTCCACCGATTCTTCAGTCCATGTGTCCCCTTACGTTATTGCAGTTGCGTCACACGGTGTAAGGGTTGTTCCTCACTTCATTAATGCTGTAATTCTACTTTCGGTGTTGTCCGTTGGTAACTCTGCGTTCTACTCGTCTTCGCGTCTACTTCTATCATTGGCTGAACAAGGGTATGCTCCTCCCGTATTTAAATACATCGACCGTCAAGGTAGACCGCTAATGGCGATGATGGTATCTATCACTATGGGTTGTCTCTGTTTTGTTGCTGCGTCTCCAAAGGAGGAGACCGTATTCATCTGGCTTTTAGCAATTTCTGGTTTGTCTCAATTATTTACATGGACATCCATCTGTATTTCCCACATCCGTTTCAGAAAGGCACTACTAGTTCAAGGTAGGGGCTGGGACGGCTTAGGATTCAAGGCCCAAACAGGTGTTTGGGGTTCCTATTATTCCGCTGTAATTATGATACTGACGTTCATTGCTCAGTTTTGGACCTGCCTAATACCTATGGGTTCCAGCAAACCAAATGCCGAATCCTTCTTTGAAGGTTACCTTGCCTTCCCCATATTTGTCGCCCTATATTTTGGTTACAAAATTTACAATAAAAACTGGCAATTGTTCATACCTGCAGAAAAGATCGACCTTGATTTACATCGGAAAATCTTTGACGCTGACGTCCTCAAGCAAGAGGATGCAGAATACAGAGCAAAATTGCGGGATTCAAGCATGTGGCACCGTATCGCAGCCCTATGGTGTTGA